Below is a window of Mycoplasma sp. Mirounga ES2805-ORL DNA.
TATCAGTTGATAAAAACCAATATAGATCAGCATCTATTGATGGGATAGGAGGAATTAAGCAATTCTTCACAATAACCTTGCCTTCAATTAAGTCGACAACAACCTTTTTAATAACTATGGGAATAATTGGTGGTGTTAAGGTTTTCCCACTTGCTTTATTTGAAAATAAACCTGAACAAGCAATTGCTAATGGTGCTTCAACACTTATGTTAATGGTTTATAGTTACACTCAAAGTGGCCAATTTGCCTTCGCTGCAGCAGCATCTATTTTATTATTTGTAATAGGAATAACATACTCATTTTTAATAAGAGGTGGATTTAATACAGTAGTTAAATTTTCAATAAACTTAGGAGAAAATAATGTTTGAAATAAAATTAAAAATTCAGAAGAAATGATTAGATATCAAACTCAGAAAAAATAAAGAGTACACAGCTAAACAAGTTAGAGACACCTCTTTATTTGCGCTGCTAATATCTAGTTTCCTTAAATTAACTGCTCTTGTATTTTTCGGCCTTATTATAATATTCCCATTTGCTTTTATGCTCTCGATTTCCTTAATGCCAGTTGATCAAGCAGATAACTTAAAAAATAATTTTACTTTTTGACCTGAAAGTTTAGAGTGATCTAACTTCTCAGCGGCCGCTTCAGAAACAGCAACTGGTAAATCATATTGATTCTCTTTTGGACTAACATTTACCAATGTTTTATTCTCGATAGTAACTAAATTATTTGTCACAATGCTCTGTGGATATGCTTTCAGCTTAAAACAATGAAAAGGTAAAAACATTGTATGAACCATCTTCATAGCATTATTAGTTCTTCCTGAAGTTGCTTTATTAAATGGGCAATACTACGTTGTTACTAAAATTGACAACTCTATAGGATGAAAAAAAGATTTCATGGGTATTATTACAATTATTGCAATTCCATTTATAGCTTCAATATTTACAGCACTTATGTTTAGAAATGCTTTTGAGGCTATTCCTAAGAGAATGAAAGAAGTTGCGATGGTTGATAGAGCTGTAGGAATGAAATATTTCTTTAAAATAGCAGTTCCAATGGTAACACCTACAACTTTAACTGTCGTTATTCTAACAACAATTGCGTCATGAAACTCATATTTATGACCAGCGCTAGTGGCGGGTACTGACTATCAAATTATGTCAGTTTGACTATTTGGTGTTGGTAGAATTGAAATAGGTGGAGAAGAAAAAATTCTTCAAAGTATAAAGATGGCAGGAGCTATTTTGGTTGTAGCACCAATGTTTATCTTCTACTTCTTATTTAGAAAAAGAATTATGAGATCAATTTCAAGACAAGGTAGTGCAATTAAGGGGTAGTTATGAAAAAAATAAATGTAAAATTTAAAACTATATTTTGATTATTTTTAACAATAGCTGCTTCGATTGTAACCATTCTTTCAATAATTGTAATAAAAAACGCAAATCTAATAATCAGAACTAATGAACTAGTTGAAATAGAACAACGTCTAGTTAGTCAAGCATATAGAGAAAAAGAGTATGCAATTGGTTTAATTTTCTTTTCATCATTTGTTTTACTTATAGGAACATATATTATTTATGCAGGAATTAAGAGTTGGCATTATAGTGCCATAATATAGGAGTTATATGAAAAAGAATAAACTTTATACACTAGGAATATTAAGCGCTTCAACTATATTTTTACCAATGACTTCAGTTAGTTGTTTGTTTACAGTTGATCCAGTTGTTAAAAAAGCTAACGTATTTGCTAAAAACAATCATTTTGTAAGCGTCGGAGAATATAATCCTAAAAAATACTATGATGATAAAAAAATAGCTATTAATTCTATTTTGCAAACTCTAAATAAAATAAATAGCGAAATAAATATTTTAATTAAAACTTACGAAAATAATGTTGATTTAATCCCTCAATTAATTAATAAATCTAAAGATATTGAAACTCAATTGCAAAACATATTAGTAAATAATGAACAATTTATCAATGACTTTTATGTAAACAATCTATTACCAAATATTTCTGAAAAATTAAATAGCGCTAGAACTAATTTAGAAACTAAATATACAACTAAACCAGTAAAACCTGGATCGGGTGCCACAGATCAACAATTAAAAGAATATGAAGAAAAAATAAAAATATTTAATGAAGAAATAAACAAACTAGAAAATAATTTCAAATCATTACTTTATCCTTCTAATGATGCAAGCGTTATAAAATTATTTGAAGAAAAAGTAAATATTATTTTAAAAAATGTTTCTAAAGAACTTGAAGCTGAGAAATATCTAGCAGAAATTATTTCTAATTCAAAATTTCTAGAATTAAGAGATCATTTTATTAAGTTCCCATGAACACCAGCAACAAACCCAGATAGCAATGTTATAAAATATATTCCAAAATTTTCAAGAGTTAATGAAGTAATGATGCATTACTTTAGAGATACAACATATGCTCTAAATTATATTTACAATGCTAAAAATGTATTTTCGTTTGATTCAACATACATGAAATATACTGCATTGCGTTCATTGGAAATTTCGCACAATTCAATCGATAAAACTTATTTTGATAAATTTTCAAAAGCTATATCAGATAAAAAAACATTTGATGAAATGTATTTAGCTCTTGTTAAAACTGCACTAGAATACAATATAAAAATTAAAAGTGATAATGAAGATTTTGGAGCTCTAAGTGCCTTACCTTTATTATATCCACTTGAAAACTCAGATGATAACTATGAAAATAAAAATACTTTTAAAGCCAAAATTTTTAAAAAAGATATAAAGTTTGGTTCTAAAGAATTTAAAGAATACATATTAAGTCCAATTAAATTTATTAAAAAACATGAAAAATTAGCAAAATCATCAGATGATGAAGATAGAAAAAAATCATTAATTGTTGATCTAGTAAACCTTAAGGATGAATGACCAACTGAATATAAATATGTTATTAAAACAATTAATACAATGAAAGAATATGGATCACGAGTTGAATATGTTACCTCATTTCTAGGAAATGTCTTGTTTTTCAATGGTGTTGATCAAATACAAATATTAGCTGCTTATGATAAGAAAAATAATGAAATCAAGCACTTCTTTGAAAAATATGACGAAAATTCTAAATCATGAAAAATCTACGATATCTTAAGTGATTTGAAAAAAGATCCTAATAATATTTCTAGTCCTACAATTTTAGACCAATTACCACAAGATTGAGTATTTGAAGATGCTAACTTACAAGATGTTGAATTTTGTAAAAAAATAAAAAATTTAGAATTTGATACATTCTCTAATTTATATGTTCATGGAAGTAATGCAAATCACGCCTTAATAGATATACTTAAATTAAGTGAACAATATTCTCATTTTAAAAAATAATTTTATCAACTTAATTAAATTAGTTTCCTAACTGGAAACTTTTTTTTACTTTTAAATTGGTTATTTTAAGTTTAAAATATTTTGAATGTCTAAAATAACCTACTTAGCAGCAAAATTAAAATAATTAACTTCACTTATGATATTTTTTTAAAATTTGTTTTTAAGCTTTTAAAAGATAATTTAATAAAAAAGTTCCGAATTTTCGAAACTAAATTTTGTTAATAGTTAATTAAATAGTAGTTTTTTAAAAATCTTACTTAGAATCCTTAGAATCAACTATGTCTGCTTCTTCCATTTGAATAGATTTTGTAACTTCTAATTTACTTTCATCAAAGAAAATATTTGTATCTTTTTCTCATTTATCTGTTGATGTTCGTTGAACAATATCATTTGAATTATTTAACTCATTTAATAATAATCAACAACCAGCAAAAGATACTGTAAATACTAAAAATATTCCAATAAGAATAATCGTGAAAAAATAATATCATTTTTTGTTTTTTAGTTCTATTAGAAGCATTGAAATAAATGAAATTAATATAAGTAAATCAACGGCTCCTAAAAACATAAAAAATCCAAATATCTTTAGTTGGTCAAATAATATTGAAACAAGGCTTGATGCTATAAGAATGTAAAGAATGCCAATTAAAATCATATTAGCTATAATAATTTTTTTTGGTCCCATAGTTGCCAAAAATATTTTTTTAGATTGTTTTGTTTTTCTTACTCTTCTAGTTCTTTTCATATTCATATTAAATAATTATAATAAATTAAACCAAAACACATATTACAATTTAAAAAAGAATAATTGAGATAAAAAAAGAAACAGTTGTTTCTATTTTTTATTTTCAGCTAAATAATGCTTAACTTCTAGTACGCAATCATCAATAATTTTTTCCACATCATCAAATGATTTTGCCATGCAACCACTTGCTCTTTCGTGACCTCCGCCGCCTCATTTAACAGCGACATTACGCACACAAGGTCCATTAGATCTATATTCAACTCTTAAGCGACCATCTTCCTCTTCAGTAAATTGAACTCATAATCTCGAATCTTCAATATTTCCAATAATATTTGGTCTAGTTGCGTTGTTAGCATCGGTGCCTAGTTCTCTTATTGTTTTTTGATCTATAAATGTGTAAGCAACTAGATCTCTCATTTTCAAGTTTGAAACTAATATTTGTTGAATTTTTAGGTCTTTTAATCTAGTTTTTGATAATCCACTAAATATTTTTTCTGCATTTAAATTATTTTTATATAGATATGATACTAATTCATGAGTTCTAGCTGATGTATCAGAAAATAGAAATCTTCCACTATCAGTTACTGTGCCAAGAAACATAAAGTTTGCAGCCCTTTCGTTTATTTTTCATTTATTTTGAAACGCTAATTCAATAATCATTTCAGCTGCCGCAATTCTCTTAGATTCAACTCAGCGAGTACATTTATCTAAATCATCATCATTTGGGTGATGATCAATTCTAATAGTTTCAGCAAATAGATTTTTATCTAAAATTTCTCTTGATTCTAATCTTTCCTTAAAGTTAGCATCCACAACAACACCTAATGAATGAGTTAAAATCTCATCTGAAGGAACATTATCAAAGTCTAAATCTAGAAAATCTGAGAAAATTCCTTTATTATCGCCTACTGCATAAACTTTTTTATTTGGATAATTAATTCTTATTAATTCTCTAAGCCCAAATTGGCTACCTAAACAATCACCATCAGGGCGAATGTGATGAAAAATTACAATTGAATCATACTTTTCAATTTTTTTAGTTACGTCTTTTCATGTACCAATAATCATTATTTTTCCTCTCACTTCTTAATGGCTAAGTTTAAATCTGCTAAAACATCATCAACTTGATCCCAAGAATCTAAAGTACAACCAGCAGCATTTGCATGACCACCGCCATTATATTTTCTTGCAACTTCATTTACAAGTGGACCATTAGATCTTAAACGACCTCTAATTTTGCCATCCTCTAGTTCAACAAAAAATGCTCAACAGTTATTATCTTCAATGTTTGCTAGCTCATTAACAAATATTGCGGAATATTGGTCATTAAATCCATATTCCGCTTGTTTAGCTTTAGTAACTAAATAGTAAAGAACTCTTCCACTTTTTTTGAAATTAGATAATATATCACCAACATATTTGATATCAACTGTAGTTCTTTTGTTTAACTCTTTAAAAATCTTTTGAGCATCAATTGATCCTTTTTCATAAAGAAACGAAGCTAATTGGTGAGTTCTTGATGAAGTATCTTCATATAAAAAACGCCCCGAGTCAGTTATTATTCCTAAAAATGTATGTTCTGCTGCTTTTTTATTTACTTTTCAATTTGATTTTTGAGCTAACTCAGCAATCATTTCTGCAGCTGCTACATAATGTTCATCAACTCATAAATAGTCATATTTAATATCACTATCATTTGGATGATGATCAATCCTTAGTGTTTTGGTGTGTTTGTTATCAACTAAAGCTTCTGCACCTTCGATCCTATCGCTTGATGAAGCATCAACAACAATACCTAATGAATTTTTATAATTAATATTATTAGGATTATCATATTTATAATCCATAAAATTAAATATATTCATATTATTACCTGGAGTAAAAACATTTTTCTTAGGGTAGTTTGTTCTTATAAATTCAGCCAAACCGGCTTGCGATCCTAAACAATCTCCGTCTGGTCTTTTATGATGATAAATAATAATATTATCTGCTTCTTCAATAGCTTTTAGTGCATCTTTGTATGTTCCTATTTTCATATTTCTCCTTATTTTAATATTTATGTATATAATATTTTACTAGATTACTAAAAGTAACAAGTAGAACAGTTTATTTTATTACCTTTTGGTATAAATAGTGCAAGAAAAAATATTTTAAAAAAAATAAAAAAATTTCTTTGAATTATTTTAAAAAGTACTATTATATTATCAGTGGTTATAGCAAGAGGGATCGCCTGATACCATTCCGAACTCAGTAGTTAAGCCTCTTAGTGCCGACGATAGCAGAGATGCGAAAATAGGGCGCCGCTTTTTTTATTCTTTTTTTTACATAAAATATAAATAAAAAAAGATAAGTTATTACTTAACCTATCTTATTCATTCATTTGTATCTATATTAAATATCTTGCTAGCTTCATTTGAGCCACTCCCAAAGTCATAAAAATTCTTTATTTCAGTGAATATTTTTTTAGCTTCATTTAATTGAAGTGGTTCTTGACCAGAGATATTTGCACTAGTTACATAACAAGGACCATGTTTTAATAAAAAATCAATTAACTGTTTGTTATTAGGCATTCTAAAACCTTGCTTATTAACAACAACCGAATAAGCTCCTGGCCAGTATTTTTCAGCAAATAAATCAGCTTCTTTATTCCACTCTTTAAATTTTCTAGCTTGATCAACAGATCCGACTAAAATCATTATTTTTTTAGTAAGAGGTCTTTTTTTAATGGTGTAAATTGCATCAAGAGTTTCTTGAGAAATAGGTCCACCTAGACCTGTAACAGTATCTGTTGTACAAATAAATATATCTTTAAAATTCATAATAGTAATTATTATAGAATAAATATTCTAATGCTGGATATAAATTCAAAAAACTACTTTTAGAATTATTTAGCTTACCAATTTACATAATCACCCATATAAGTTTTAAAATTAGCATAAAAATTATTTTATTGAGCATTATAATAAACTAATGTTAAATAAAATAGGCATTATTTAAATACTTATTACTGTAATTGTCTATATATTATTAACGAGATTACAATTAATAAATATCAAATATTATTTATAGTTTTCTAATAGTATTTATTGCAATAATAATTACATAAAAACGTATTGATGTTTTACTACTAATGTGAATGATTATACAAATTAATTAAGTCATATAAATGGGATGTATTTTTTTCGTTTTACTACTAATGTGAATGATTATACAAATTAATAGCAAAGAAAAAGAAAATTAGATAACTTCTAAAAATTCAATTAAAAGTTATATAACAATTAATATAAAAATTTCAATAGTAGATGTTATAAATAATAATAAAAACATCTTTTAGGATGCTAAATATTGTTTTAAATTAATCATCTTGGCCAAAACACAAATTATTATAAAAGTGTGATCTTTTATTAAATTCTTCATTAATATATTTGTATCCATATTTTTCTGGTAAGGATTTTTCACCTGAAAATAAATTTGTCCCAAGTCCTAGTTTATTACCTTCAATTTCAAAACCTAAAGCAGCTATTGTTGTCGGAAATAGATCTAGTGTTGAAAATTTTCTGTTTTTTAATCTTTTTGGGTCATATTTTAATTCCTTAGAAGGATTTATTATAGTACTATAAACTTTTCTATTTTCTTGCTTTTTACCATTTTTATTGAATTTTGTAAAATACCCTTCTTTATTATAAGTTCCATAATAATATTGTTTTGTCCCCTCATC
It encodes the following:
- a CDS encoding carbohydrate ABC transporter permease, with the protein product MFEIKLKIQKKWLDIKLRKNKEYTAKQVRDTSLFALLISSFLKLTALVFFGLIIIFPFAFMLSISLMPVDQADNLKNNFTFWPESLEWSNFSAAASETATGKSYWFSFGLTFTNVLFSIVTKLFVTMLCGYAFSLKQWKGKNIVWTIFIALLVLPEVALLNGQYYVVTKIDNSIGWKKDFMGIITIIAIPFIASIFTALMFRNAFEAIPKRMKEVAMVDRAVGMKYFFKIAVPMVTPTTLTVVILTTIASWNSYLWPALVAGTDYQIMSVWLFGVGRIEIGGEEKILQSIKMAGAILVVAPMFIFYFLFRKRIMRSISRQGSAIKG
- a CDS encoding bifunctional oligoribonuclease/PAP phosphatase NrnA, which translates into the protein MIIGTWKDVTKKIEKYDSIVIFHHIRPDGDCLGSQFGLRELIRINYPNKKVYAVGDNKGIFSDFLDLDFDNVPSDEILTHSLGVVVDANFKERLESREILDKNLFAETIRIDHHPNDDDLDKCTRWVESKRIAAAEMIIELAFQNKWKINERAANFMFLGTVTDSGRFLFSDTSARTHELVSYLYKNNLNAEKIFSGLSKTRLKDLKIQQILVSNLKMRDLVAYTFIDQKTIRELGTDANNATRPNIIGNIEDSRLWVQFTEEEDGRLRVEYRSNGPCVRNVAVKWGGGGHERASGCMAKSFDDVEKIIDDCVLEVKHYLAENKK
- a CDS encoding bifunctional oligoribonuclease/PAP phosphatase NrnA, with protein sequence MKIGTYKDALKAIEEADNIIIYHHKRPDGDCLGSQAGLAEFIRTNYPKKNVFTPGNNMNIFNFMDYKYDNPNNINYKNSLGIVVDASSSDRIEGAEALVDNKHTKTLRIDHHPNDSDIKYDYLWVDEHYVAAAEMIAELAQKSNWKVNKKAAEHTFLGIITDSGRFLYEDTSSRTHQLASFLYEKGSIDAQKIFKELNKRTTVDIKYVGDILSNFKKSGRVLYYLVTKAKQAEYGFNDQYSAIFVNELANIEDNNCWAFFVELEDGKIRGRLRSNGPLVNEVARKYNGGGHANAAGCTLDSWDQVDDVLADLNLAIKKWEEK
- a CDS encoding Sua5/YciO/YrdC/YwlC family protein encodes the protein MNFKDIFICTTDTVTGLGGPISQETLDAIYTIKKRPLTKKIMILVGSVDQARKFKEWNKEADLFAEKYWPGAYSVVVNKQGFRMPNNKQLIDFLLKHGPCYVTSANISGQEPLQLNEAKKIFTEIKNFYDFGSGSNEASKIFNIDTNEWIR